In Pseudochaenichthys georgianus chromosome 6, fPseGeo1.2, whole genome shotgun sequence, a single window of DNA contains:
- the tmem266 gene encoding transmembrane protein 266, producing the protein MSNPQAPPKSRVSELEVISQQVEEDNQAPVQLVSFAYRDLPLAGMDISLAGSQLISNPDEEDNRDGSNWLKPCCGRRAALWQVCLLSAGFNCFLVACVILVVVLLTLELLIDTKLLQFNNAFQFASIIHWISLAILSVFFTETVFRIVVLGIWDYIENKVEVFDGAVIVLSLAPMVASTVANGPSSPWDAIGLIITLRIWRVKRIIDAYVLQVKVEMELEIQQYEKAKAVRDEQLDRLTQICQEQAFEIRQLRAHLAQQDLDLVAEREAAMQIHHMWGKQSSSFQEVDGLAPGASEHHGPAKAREPGGAADHHGQDDMNNYISQYYSEQSSDMGIPDPARVITTAAIDVHLPNNHSQLPSSLVSVDAVPSSRLQRTGSSVSEASTTTVSRSSFSARQHSVSSHTLGSTTDCSSTVREASTSTDYSDQRCYPPPYSSPLALGPQPRGTPSAVMQELLSSLTENSCLAQKGLDPVNLKPPSPTGSTKSSPELEHRLNIYNKRNQESRVGLHSKPLIHLQGNEHLLEEKYRMMEKVDTPVHRLSET; encoded by the exons GGCTCCTCCAAAGTCCAGGGTCTCGGAGCTGGAGGTGATCTCCCAGCAGGTGGAGGAGGACAACCAGGCCCCTGTCCAGCTGGTCAGCTTCGCCTACAGAGACCTACCTTTGGCCGGCATGGACATTTCCCTGGCTGGATCCCAGCTCATCTCGAACCCGGACGAGGAGGACAACAGGGATGG GTCCAACTGGCTGAAGCCCTGCTGCGGGCGGAGGGCCGCGCTGTGGCAGGTCTGTCTGCTGTCGGCAGGCTTCAACTGTTTCCTGGTGGCCTGCGTAATCctggtggtggtgctgctgACCCTGGAGCTGCTCATTGACACCAAGCTGCTGCAGT TTAATAATGCATTCCAGTTTGCCAGCATAATCCACTGGATCAGTCTGGCCATTCTCTCCGTGTTCTTCACCGAG ACGGTGTTCAGGATCGTGGTGCTGGGGATATGGGATTACATAGAGAACAAAGTAGAG gTGTTTGATGGAGCTGTCATCGTCCTCTCTCTGGCCCCCATGGTGGCCTCCACAGTGGCCAACGGCCCCAGCAGCCCCTGGGATGCTATTGGTCTGATCATCACACTGCGCATCTGGAGGGTGAAGAGGATCATTGATG CCTATGTGCTGCAAGTGAAGGTGGAGATGGAGCTGGAGATCCAGCAGTATGAGAAGGCAAAGGCGGTGAGGGACGAACAGCTTGACCGTCTAACCCAGATCTGCCAGGAACAGGCA TTTGAAATCCGGCAGCTGAGGGCCCACCTGGCGCAGCAGGACCTGGATCTGGTGGCAGAGCGTGAAGCGGCCATGCAGATCCACCACATGTGGGGTAAACAGAGCAGCAGTTTCCAGGAGGTGGACGGCCTGGCCCCTGGGGCCTCCGAGCATCACGGGCCAGCTAAAGCTAGAGAGCCCGGGGGGGCTGCAG ATCACCATGGTCAAGATGACATGAACAACTACATCAGCCAGTACTACAGTGAGCAAAGCAGCG ACATGGGGATCCCAGACCCAGCGCGTGTCATCACGACAGCAGCCATAGATGTGCACCTGCCGAACAACCACAGCCAGCTCCCTTCCTCTCTGGTGAGTGTGGACGCGGTGCCGTCCAGCCGCCTGCAGCGCACCGGCAGCTCTGTGAGCGAAGCCTCCACCACCACGGTGTCCCGCAGCAGCTTCAGTGCCCGGCAGCACAGCGTCAGCAGCCACACGCTGGGCTCCACCACGGACTGCAGCTCCACGGTGAGGGAGGCCTCCACCTCCACGGATTACAGCGACCAGCGCTGCTACCCCCCACCCTACAGCAGCCCTCTGGCCCTGGGCCCTCAGCCGCGAGGGACCCCCAGCGCTGTGATGCAGGAGCTGCTCTCCTCTCTGACCGAGAACTCCTGCCTCGCCCAGAAAGGCCTGGACCCCGTCAACCTTAAACCGCCCAGCCCCACAGGCTCCACCAAAAGCAGCCCCGAGCTGGAGCACAGGCTCAACATCTACAACAAGAGGAACCAGGAGAGCCGGGTGGGGCTGCACTCCAAGCCCCTCATCCACCTGCAGGGCAACGAGCATCTTCTGGAGGAGAAGTACAGGATGATGGAGAAGGTAGACACTCCGGTCCACCGCCTGTCAGAGACATAG